The Salmo salar chromosome ssa02, Ssal_v3.1, whole genome shotgun sequence genome segment AAGAGGGTTTATCCCCAGAAAGACACACTCTACTCCAGCGTCAGTGTGGGAGAACTGGGGTCAGTGAGGAGGGCCAAGGGAAGGGATGTCCATAAAGCCCTCAGTGAGGGGTCTCTCCCTGTCTTTGCCCTGCTTGGGGAGAGGCCAGGGGAGATTTGTCCGACCAGCACTTGGGACATGGAGCAGAACCAGCCTCCCAGCACTCCCACATCCAGTGAGGAGGATTTGTGGGACAGCAACTCCACATGGTCTTATggggttgaggaggaggaggggcagagCCTCGTGGGAGGTGGGCAGCTATGTCGGAGAGGGGCAGCTCCCTGATCTTGACCCCCCAGGCCTCCACTTCACTCTCCGATTACGACAAGAGGGCACTAGGTTAGTTATTATGTAGTCTTGTCTCCTTTTACcccattgttattattgttattgccaTTTCCACTGTGACAAAGATGTTTTGGGGTGAGGGTGCTGTCGATGGGGGAGGAAGTATTTTTCTCCGCTCTGCTGATGAGTATTTTCCTCCGctcatacaggagtaataaaggccTAGTTCACTAATTTTGTGATAAAAATAATGCAGCACCCCCGATAaatctatatatactgtacaagtcaaaagtttggacacacctactcattcaaggattttcctTAAGttttactattctctacattgtagaataatagtgaaaacatcaaaattatgaaataacacatatggagtcatatagtaaccaaaaaaaagcgttaaacaaataaaaattattttgatattcttcaacgtagccaccctttaccttgatgacagctttgcaaactcttagcattctctcaaccagcttcatgatgtagtcacctggtagtcacatttcaattaacagatgtgccttgtcaaaagtttttggaatttctttccctgagccaatcagttgtgttgtgacaaggtaggtgtggtatacataagatagccctatttggtaaaataccacgtccatattatggcaagaacagctcaaataaacaaagagaaacgacagtccatcattactttaagacatgaaggtcagtcaatccggaaaatttaaagaactttgaaagtttcttcaagtgcagtcacaaaaaccatcaagcgctatgatgaaacaggctATTATGAGGActgccataggaaaggaagacccagagttacctctgctgcagaggataagttcattagagttaccagcctcagattgcagcccaaataaatgcttcacagagttcaagtaacagacacatctcaacatcaactgttcagaggagactgtgtgaatcaggccttcatggtcgaattgctgcaaagaaaccactactaaaggacacaatagaagaacagacttgcttgggccaagaaactgtcctttggtctaaatgagtccaaatttgagatttttggttccagccgccctgtctttgagacgcagagtaggtgaacggctgATCTCGGCATgtgtttcccaccgtaaagcatggaggaagaggtgtgatggtgtgggggtgctttgctgtggtgacacagtgatttatttagaattcaaggcacagttaaccagcatggctaccacagcattctgcagtgatacgccatctcatctggtttgcgcttagtggtactatcatttgtttttcaacaggacaatgacccaaaacacacctccaagctgtgtaagggctatttgaccaagaagagtgatggagtgtagcatcagatgacctggcctccacaaatcacccgacctcaacccaaatgagatggtttgggatgagttggactgcagagtgaaggaaaaacagccaacaagtgctcagcatatgtgggaactccttcaagactgttggaaaagcattccaggtgactacctcatgaagctggttgagagaatgtcaagagtgtgcaaagctgtcatcaatagcCAATCTGAAATCTAAAATATTTACTTAACACcttttaggttactacatgattcaatatgtgttatttcatagttttgatgtcttcactattatactacaatgtagaaaatagtgaaaatgaagaaaaatccttgaatgagtaggtgtgtccaaacctttgacttgtactgtgtatgtatatatatatatatatatatatatatatatatatatatttgatttatcgggggtgctgcagcaccctcagcacccctacttcctgcaGCTATGACTGGGCTGTTTTACCCTCTccttttttctcttctctctcctgtttttTCTACTTTTCTGTAAAGTGTTTTGTGACATGTTGTATGTGAAGCAACACTttaaataaatgttgatttgacTAGAGGCCGTCTGCCAGGTCCTGACTGCCTGGTTGGAACAGATTCTGAACAGGACCTGCAACGACGATTACAGGGCCAGTGTCGTCATCCAGAAAGGTACATTTATAACCTGTTTTACCATTATGACCAGTATAAACCCTGTAATAACCTGTGTATTACCATTCTAGTAAATGTACTAGATACTTCATAGTGCTATACATGGATGTGGCTTCGAACCAGTTCAGAATATGAGTGTGTTTTATTAGGATTGGATTCTGGTGCCAGGGACAGGTTCCCTGACACACCGTGTCCTTCTTCATCAGAGGAAGAAGAGGTGTTCGCGAGTGTCATAACTGTCCTCCATTTGGAGCCCTACACCTCAACCAAGGCAGCATGGGCAGCTCCTGCAAAGACCCTGGAGGTCAACCCCTGTCTGGATGAAGATGAGAGAGTCCCCAGCACCTCCATGATTGAGGGGTCCCTGACGACCACTCAGGCAACATGGGCAGCTCCTGCCCAGACCTTGGAAGAAGAAGTCGGGGGAGCTGATGTCTCTGAGGTGAGTACCGGCTCCCTGACCCCCACAGAGGCCAGGCAGGACCTCCTGGAGAAGATTCCCTCTCTCCTGCCGGGTGAGATCCTCATCGAAGAGGACATCCCCCTACGCAGCAGTCCCAGGGACACCGTCATGAGCCCCCAGACCCTGAAGCTCATCCTCCAGGGCATATTGCACCGACTGGAGGCCTCAGAGTCCCCCCAGGCCAGGAGGGCGAATGACCCCTTCAGGCTGATGAAGAATCTATTTTTGGAGGTCCACCATGCCCTTAGGTATGTTGACATCGCTGTCCTCTTCAGCCTGGAGGAGAGCATCCAATTCAGGGGGGAAGATGCAATGAAGGCCATTGTGAAGGCTGCGGCTAAAAGGTTGTCCCTGCGCTCGGACTCCAACCGGGCTCAACTGCGCGCCGCACGCTATGGTGGCGAGGGAGCCATATGTTGCATGGCAGACACCATCGCGCGTGTCATAGACGACCACGCCCAGGACTGGAGTTCAGACGGCCATTTTGGAGCGAGGAGGAGCCGTGGTAGTGGGAGGTCATGCTCCTCCTCAAGCTCCTCAAAGAGTGACATCACcctcacagaggaactcttggcCCAGGGGGAAACCCTGGAAGAGGACCAAGAGGAGGTGGCTCCGAAATCTGACTCTGCTAGCTTGGAGAAGGCCAGCAGCAGCTCCCTCTCCACAGACCTTGTGGACAGCACCTCCACACAGGTAAGGAAACTACCATTAACCAGTAGGTTGCTGAGTTATTGGGGCTGTTTGATTGTGAGGCACCAACtcatatctgtttctctctctactaAGAAGACGGTGAAGGACGAGGCAATGAGGAAGTTAGGAAAGGGGAAGCGAGGTCGCAAGAAGACCCTGAAGAAGAACAAGGTGGCTCCCCTTGGCACTGATGGTAAGTCCTCCCTTCTGTCAGTCCACATGTCTATTTATCTTCAACAAAATTCTATTATTTCACCACCATTATTTCACCACCATCCCCTAACATTACCACCATTGTAATGTTAGGGGAAGAGACTATGATGAAGTTATCAGGGCCTTATTCATTAAACGGAAGTAACAGGGAGGAACTTCCTTGAActaaaaaaaattgtgtttttgttttctgttgcaaaagttTATTTTACGGTTTGTCCTAATGATGTCATCCCCtgttctctgtcacctgttcAGATACCGTGGCTGATGAGCCGGGAAAAAAACAGTCTCTCCTCCTGCAGATTACAGCTGCCATGGCAAAACTATTTTGCCTCCCCTGCAAAAAAAGAAGCGGTAAAAGTAATTGTGTGGGTATACCCACTTAGTAGGCACTTCAGtgcacctgcctcctctacaaaCCCAGAGTCAACAGAAGAGGGAGACAAACCCCCCTACTCACAACACATTTGATGATTCCAACCATACCCCCACGCTATGGTGGCGAGGGAGCCATCTGTTGCATGGCGGACACTATCACACACGTCATAGATGACCATGCTGAGGATTGGAGCTCTGACGGCCATTTTGGAGCCAGGAGGAGCAGTGGTAGTGGGAGATCATACTCCTCAACCTCCTCAAGGAGTGACATCACCCTCACCGAGGAGCTCCTGGCTGAAAGGGCCAAGGAAGGGCACCAAGACGACGTGGCTGATGACgaacccccccccaataacaaaCCATTACAAACCATGATGACTCCCCCCCATAGCCCGGCCGGACCTATTTAATTAAATAAACATGTACTTGCATCTATTTTTTAAcctcttttttttgttttttacaggCCTAATGTAGACTACAAATTCTTAAGTGCAAATTGATGTGTGTACTGCATCAATATTATGAGTTCACTGTGCCAGTCATTATAGTCAATCTAGGCTTTAACACTCTTAAGTGTATTGGTATTGACACAATAAGAGTTACATTTCAGAATTTTCTAATTTGGCCTTTCTGAGGGAATACATCTGCAATATACTGCTAATAATGTTATTCCAAAATGAAAAACACTTCTGGAAATGTACGAAGTAGAATAGATCATGTTCTTGCCTTTGACAGTTTAGATCATTCAAATGTAATAACTCAGGGCTGTGGAGGTCACAGTCTCTTATGACGGCTACCAAAGACGGCTTCCAAAGTCCATCCTGCTTCCACCACTCGCTCGCACTAGTCCAATATTTTAACCTCTCCCTACCGGAACCTAATCGAGTAGCTGGCCCGGCAGTCATGcgagatttggttctgggttgCAGAGATTATGGAGGTCAAAACAAGgtctatggctgcgtttacacaggcagtccaattctgatctgttccactaattggtattttggccaatcagatcagctcttttgctAAGAATTGGGCAAAAAtcagaattggactgcctgtgCAAACACAGCCTAAGACTGTCATGCAGGACCTGACCAGGAACAACTCTGATCTGATAAACTGTCAAAGGCAAGAACATGATTTATACTACTTTGTACATTATACTACTTTGTACAGTATTTTTCATTCTAGATTAACATTATTAGCAGTATATTGCAGATGTATTCCCCATAATATACTCCAGCAAGCAATAGCCTGGAAACTGaccaaggtaaaataaaataaactcctGCCCACAAGGAAATAGGATGGAACACTTTATGATGTGAATGTAGGCTATGTTTATTTAGCCTGCTCATTACCGCTATCAGATGTAAGCAGGCTATTTCTGGTGTGCATTTTCATAGCCTTTGTGTGATGTTTTTCACCTATCATCAACTATGACCAGGTGCTCCTTTGCTTTTCCGTCTCAGTCTCCCTCTGGCAGTATCAAATTCTCTGTAAGCAAATCTCCTATTTGCATGCCCTGAGATTTGTTTCTGTTTTATTCAGCTATAGTTTGAGTTTCTGCTTATGTATGGATAAGGAGGCCaatagggaaaggggatacctagtcagctgcacagctgaatgcattcaaccgaaatgtgtctaccgcatttaacccagcccctctgaagcagttgttgttgggggttaactgccttgctcaaaggcagaaCGGcatatttttccaccttgccaacTTTGGAactcgaaccagcaaccttttggttactggcccaacactattaaccgctaggctacctgcctctcactctcactcacacacacacacacacacactgtcttctGCACAACACTGTACCTCAATTCACCTTTGGGACTATTGTTATGTATTGACCAAATGGCTTGTTGCTTAATGTAGGATAGTATGTATCCACTATAGATTTGGACTTGTTTTCAATATTAGATCATGAGTGTAACTTGTAGATTTGCGATATTAAATGTTTTAGTCATATACTTTTTATTATACTGTACTCCATGTATCTTCTGGTTGTGATTGCATGGGCACATTTTTACTTGTAAGCAGAGTAATACCAATAACAGTTGTTTTGTGTGTGGCTAAATTACAAATctgggagaggggaaagagataaACAACAACGTTCAATATGAGAAGTTGGAAATTACAAATCCATGGGCTGGACATGGTCACATGATACATTGGGCGCGCTCCTGCTACCTACCGTACACGCTGTGCCAGCGCAACTGCGCGCAGCTCCATcagaaaaaaaaaagtgtagcCTCCCGCTCAAGCCATCATCGGCAATGCGCGGACAGACAAGGGAATATTCCTCTGCCCTCCAAAACCAAACGAAGAGCAAACGAAGAGTGACACCCTTCGGTCATTGGGTACTTTGCTCGAGGGAAGCATAAGATAGTCTCGTTTGAAAGAAGGCTTTTGTGGCATGTGATACTGGGAGACTGACGCGTGTTCGTGGTTCACGGATGTTACTACGAAGACGGATCTCGACAGTTTTTCTGCCGCTGTAGCGTTTTATGTTAGCAATGGATCTCTATCCCTCTTCGGAGCCTGTTACGCGGATAGGGAGGGAGTCGTGCCGTTTGTTTCCCGTGTGCTCTAGCTGTTGATAGCTAGCCTCAAAAGAAAAGAACAATGAACGGAATCAAACAGTTTTGTTTTATGCTTTTATCCTATTGACATTTTAAAGACACTCAGCGGGAACATTTTGTATTTGTTGAACGAACCATTAGTCGAACAACCAAACATTTTGGGATCACCAGCTTCATTGGACAGTGGCGCGTTGAGGCGACACAATGGGATTATCTTTTACCGTTGGCTGAGAATTGTTTTTAAAAGTTCCTTTTATCTCAGAGAATATAGTGGTGAGTTTTTGGACAGAGCACATATTTGAGCAACAATTGGATGAATTGATCATCTAGCTGCCAAAATTGGTGGAGAAGCCCATTGTGAGCACTCGCCGGACAATCGCATGTGTCCAGTCCAGTTGGTCTAGTCTAGAACGGCATCATCACTGGAATACGACACAAAGAACAACGATGGCGAATGACTCGATACAAGTAAGTTGTTACATTGCTGTTACAGTGTTATAACAATGTGCGTTATCTATACCTGGGGGTATCATCCATTCGACATCAA includes the following:
- the LOC123730363 gene encoding uncharacterized protein isoform X1, yielding MIEGSLTTTQATWAAPAQTLEEEVGGADVSEVSTGSLTPTEARQDLLEKIPSLLPGEILIEEDIPLRSSPRDTVMSPQTLKLILQGILHRLEASESPQARRANDPFRLMKNLFLEVHHALRYVDIAVLFSLEESIQFRGEDAMKAIVKAAAKRLSLRSDSNRAQLRAARYGGEGAICCMADTIARVIDDHAQDWSSDGHFGARRSRGSGRSCSSSSSSKSDITLTEELLAQGETLEEDQEEVAPKSDSASLEKASSSSLSTDLVDSTSTQVRKLPLTSRLLSYWGCLIVRHQLISVSLSTKKTVKDEAMRKLGKGKRGRKKTLKKNKVAPLGTDDTVADEPGKKQSLLLQITAAMAKLFCLPCKKRSGKSNCVGIPT
- the LOC123730363 gene encoding uncharacterized protein isoform X2, which encodes MIEGSLTTTQATWAAPAQTLEEEVGGADVSEVSTGSLTPTEARQDLLEKIPSLLPGEILIEEDIPLRSSPRDTVMSPQTLKLILQGILHRLEASESPQARRANDPFRLMKNLFLEVHHALRYVDIAVLFSLEESIQFRGEDAMKAIVKAAAKRLSLRSDSNRAQLRAARYGGEGAICCMADTIARVIDDHAQDWSSDGHFGARRSRGSGRSCSSSSSSKSDITLTEELLAQGETLEEDQEEVAPKSDSASLEKASSSSLSTDLVDSTSTQTVKDEAMRKLGKGKRGRKKTLKKNKVAPLGTDDTVADEPGKKQSLLLQITAAMAKLFCLPCKKRSGKSNCVGIPT